DNA from Pseudoxanthomonas sp. CF385:
GTCGCCGTCGACGATGCCGTCGCCGATCATCGAATCGCCCTGCACCTTCAGCAGGTAATCCGGCTGCGGCGAGAAGAGCCGGCGGTCCAGCCACAGCTGTTCGTCCAGGCCGATGTCGGCCCCGATCGGCTGGCCGGCGGCCACCCGGCCGAGCACCGGCAACGGCAGCAGGTCGGCCGTGCCGCCCGGCAGACGCAGGCCGCGTTTCTGGCCGGGTGCCTGCTCCAGCAGGCCATCAGCCACCAGGGCCTGCACATGCTTCTGCGCGGCATTGCGGGAGGCGAAGCCGAACGCGTCGGCGATATCCGCCAGGCTGGGCGCACGCCCGGCCGCCAGCTCCTGGCGCAGGAAGGCCAGGACGGCGGCACGTTGGGGAGGCAGGTCGATGGGGTTCATGGGTGTACATTTGTACACCTATCCGTCGCTCAGCGCGAGACTGGCGGAGCCGCCGGTCATCGGTTAGCACGTAGCCCGGGTAAGGCCATAGGCCGCACCCGGGATGTCCGCGATGTGTTTCCCCCGGGTGCGCTTCGCTTACCCGGGCTACGTCGCTCAGGCGGCCTGCTCTTCGGCGCGCTCGACCAGGGTTTCGGCCATCTGGCGCCAGTTGGGCAACTGGTCCAGCACGCCCAGCGACTTCAGGTAGCCCTCGTCCACCGGCTCGTTGCTGGCCAGCGCGCCAGCCACGTGCACGGCGCCAGGTACCCAGAAGCTGCGCAGGCTGGAGCGCTGCGGCTGGCGGTGGAAGGCCACCGCCTCGACGATCGGCATCGGCAGGCCCCACAGGCCCAGCAGGTAGGCACCCGCCTCGGTGTGGCCGGGACGGTCGTCGTCCTCGGTCGCCGGGGTGTCACGCTCGTCGCGCACGCCCGGCAGCAGCAGGCCGATGTCGGCCAGCAGCGCCGCGGTGGCGCCGAGTTCGGAACTGGTGCGCGGCAGGATCTTCGCCGCCAGGCGCGAGGCCAACAGCGCACGGTTCTGCAGCGCGGCACGGTCGACGCTGGAGGTTGTCTTCATCGAGAACACCTCGCTGGCCAGCACCAGGTCGCGCAGCGTACCCAGGCCCAGACGCGTCACGGCAGCGCGCAGGTCGGTGACCGAGCGGCCATTGGAGAAGTACGCCGAGTTGCACAACTGCAACACCTTGGCCGCGATGGCCGGGTCGCCCGCCACCAGCGTGGCGATGTCGTTGGCGGTGCCTTCGTCTTCTTCCAGCGCGCGGGTCAGCGCGAAATACAGGTGCGGCGGCGACGGCAGATGCTCGACCCGGCCGATCGCCCGGCGCAGGCGCGGGCTGTCCAGCAGGTCGCGCAGCTCTTCCAGGCTGTGGATCGATTCCAGCACCGTCTCCGACGACAGCGGCAACGGCAGGAAGCGGTGCGCCACGCCGATCAGCTTGATCGGTGCCGACAGGCTGTCGGAACTGCCTTCCAGCAGGGCGATGCGGATCGTCTCGGGACGCAACGTGCGGATCTGCCCCAGCAGCGTGGCCGGCGGCAGGTCCGGCAGGCCGGGACCGACCATCACCACGTCGACCGGGCCGTTGGCGACCGCGAACATCGCCGATTTGCCGT
Protein-coding regions in this window:
- the lexA gene encoding transcriptional repressor LexA, with product MNPIDLPPQRAAVLAFLRQELAAGRAPSLADIADAFGFASRNAAQKHVQALVADGLLEQAPGQKRGLRLPGGTADLLPLPVLGRVAAGQPIGADIGLDEQLWLDRRLFSPQPDYLLKVQGDSMIGDGIVDGDLVGVHRTPDARDGQTVVARIDGELTIKRLQRERRRIRLLPRNPAHAPIEVQPGQDFAIEGVYCGLVRRG
- a CDS encoding HDOD domain-containing protein, which gives rise to MRILYVGDTACLPDDLADYIGDMGDEWTVETVADGKSAMFAVANGPVDVVMVGPGLPDLPPATLLGQIRTLRPETIRIALLEGSSDSLSAPIKLIGVAHRFLPLPLSSETVLESIHSLEELRDLLDSPRLRRAIGRVEHLPSPPHLYFALTRALEEDEGTANDIATLVAGDPAIAAKVLQLCNSAYFSNGRSVTDLRAAVTRLGLGTLRDLVLASEVFSMKTTSSVDRAALQNRALLASRLAAKILPRTSSELGATAALLADIGLLLPGVRDERDTPATEDDDRPGHTEAGAYLLGLWGLPMPIVEAVAFHRQPQRSSLRSFWVPGAVHVAGALASNEPVDEGYLKSLGVLDQLPNWRQMAETLVERAEEQAA